One segment of Bombus pascuorum chromosome 6, iyBomPasc1.1, whole genome shotgun sequence DNA contains the following:
- the LOC132908266 gene encoding histone lysine demethylase PHF8-like isoform X4: MELPVTYCLCGRSYDFEQFMIQCDVCKEWYHGGCVSVKEYMSIDLDKYHCPRCEAMCGPSLMKTKLNWHRHDYTEPDADTKPVQTGTPVFIRELKSRHFPKADEVVKHVRGQQLTLQYLQANGFESPIIIDGKDGLDMTVPPPNFSVYDVESYIGGDRDMDVIDVTRQSNIRMKLRDFVEYYNSPCRTRVLNVISLEFTNTGLSPMVEAPYIARKLDWVNSVWPRDWLEDSDIKRPEVQKYCLMGVKDSFTDFHIDFGGTSVWYHVLRGEKVFYLIRPTPANLQLYQHWMCSSTQSETFFGDQADACYKCVIKQGQTMMIPTGWIHAVLTPVDSLVFGGNFVHSLNIPMQLQIYELEKKMKTPAKFQYPGFETINWFAAKKLLKELKELNNEGKKCPTYLLQGVKALLGILKQWNTDKDYNMTSRGQIPETINSQKLLKDFSKEIRHAERYLISLNPPKPERESKRKKKKPLNKDFVDYDVADRMPDNPFKATLKETSKANSTIAESPSSGRPPLKLTLPKPIMYPYAKTQSPPLEEKNVSSVNNRRSSKPGKQSPTVIRFKLGNNEVVRSTHDDINTYNNLHSDHHLGTSKELTWKQTSIYDFHDGSNESDYGRFTIDESPKRKRAPKTNTQKRLKRDYDGDVDVLNDVPKNGIEELLKASVYTLGNGTQRLDVTTSMISQYSQPMPPPTGIYKLKTTSSGRASPSTREAIAGMLSFSEQCYSTTSNSTSKSTKITKVQTSEDDDQSIENIDKVHQDDDFIYPTLDASDDEDFIFKPKAKSQIDEAWNPKARVGPLLPKTNRPAREGVKKTSVEKGLEAAAAKRAKQSSTTKRTYNKKKQKNSSVTSATGTSTTSSENTAKTSIGFGSILTSPNRLKDVKAKLAAPVPVERKPKKGMKTAKQRLGKILKLHKMMH; the protein is encoded by the exons ATGGAGTTACCAGTTACATATTGTTTATGTGGCCGTTCTTACGATTTCGAACAATTTATGATACAATGTGACGTTTGTAAAGAATGGTATCATGGAGG GTGTGTTTCtgtaaaagaatatatgtCCATAGATCTTGACAAATACCATTGTCCGCGTTGTGAAGCAATGTGCGGGCCATCGCTTA tgaaaacaaaattgaattGGCATAGACATGATTATACCGAGCCCGATGCTGATACAAAACCAGTTCAAACTGGCACCCCAGTATTTATAAGGGAATTAAAATCCAGACATTTCCCAAAAGCTGATGAAGTTGTTAAACATGTTAGAGGACAGCAATTGACTCTTCAATATTTACAAGCTAATGGCTTTGAAAGTCCTATTATAATTGACGGAAAGGATGGACTTGATATGACCGTTCCACCACCAAACTTCAGCGTTTATGATGTAGAAAGTTACATAG gtGGAGATCGAGACATGGATGTAATCGACGTTACAAGACAAAGTAATATCAGAATGAAATTAAGAGACTTTGTTGAATATTACAATTCCCCTTGCAGAACAAGGGTTCTTAATGTGATTAGTCTTGAATTTACAAACACTGG TCTTTCACCAATGGTCGAGGCACCATACATCGCGCGTAAACTCGACTGGGTTAATTCTGTTTGGCCGCGTGATTGGCTCGAGGATAGTGACATAAAACGCCCCGAAGTGCAAAAGTATTGCCTAATGGGGGTCAAAGACAGTTTCACAGATTTCCACATTGATTTTGGTGGTACATCTGTGTGGTATCACGTGCTGCGCGGAGAGAAAGTGTTTTATCTGATCAGGCCTACCCCTGCTAATTTACAACTGTATCAACATTGGATGTGCAGCTCAACGCAGAGTGAAACCTTCTTTGGAGATCAAGCCGATGCGTGTTACAAATGCGTTATAAAACAAGGCCAAACTATGATGATTCCAACAGGTTGGATACACGCTGTATTAACACCAGTTGATTCTTTGGTCTTTGGTGGGAATTTTGTACATAGCCTTAACATTCCAATGCAACTACA AATATacgaattagaaaaaaaaatgaaaactcCTGCCAAATTTCAATATCCTGGTTTTGAGACAATCAATTGGTTCGCAGCAAAGAAATTACTGAAAGaattgaaagaattaaataacgaaggaaagaaatgtCCAACGTATCTTTTACAGGGTGTTAAAGCATTACTCGGTATTCTAAAACAGTGGAACACAGATAAGGAC TATAATATGACCAGTAGAGGTCAAATACCAGAAACAATAAATAgtcaaaaattgttaaaagatTTCAGTAAGGAAATTCGACATGCTGAACGATACTTAATATCTTTAAATCCCCCGAAACCAGAGCGAGAGAGTAAacgcaagaaaaagaaaccaTTGAATAAAGATTTTGTAGATTATGATGTTGCCGATAGAATGCCTGATAATCCGTTCAAAGCAACGTTAAAAGAGACGAGTAAAGCGAATTCTACGATCGCGGAGTCACCGTCATCCGGTAGACCACCGTTAAAACTCACATTACCGAAACCCATCATGTATCCCTATGCCAAAACTCAAAGTCCACCGTTggaagagaaaaatgtttcttctgTTAATAATAGAAGATCGTCAAAACCGGGTAAACAAAGTCCAACCGTAATTAGATTTAAGCTCGGCAATAACGAGGTGGTCAGGAGTACGCATGATGacataaatacgtataataatttacactCTGACCATCATCTTGGGACATCGAAAGAATTAACTTGGAAACAAACTTCTATATACGATTTTCACGACGGCAGCAATGAAAGCGATTATGGTCGATTTACTATTGACGAATCGCCAAAACGAAAGAGAGCACCCAAAACTAATACGCAAAAGCGTTTAAAACGCGATTACGACGGAGACGTTGACGTTTTAAATGATGTACCAAAAAATGGAatcgaagaattattaaaagctTCGGTTTATACATTGGGAAATGGGACTCAAAGATTGGATGTAAC GACATCAATGATATCACAATATAGTCAACCTATGCCACCACCTACTGG tatttataaattgaaaacaaCCAGTTCTGGTAGGGCATCTCCTTCGACTCGGGAAGCAATTGCCGGGATGCTATCCTTCAGTGAACAATGTTATTCAACTACGTCAAATAGTACATCGAAATCTACAAAAATCACGAAAGTTCAAACTAGCGAGGATGACGATCAGtctatagaaaatatcgataaagttCATCAGGACGATGATTTTA TTTACCCGACTCTAGACGCTTCAGACGatgaagattttatttttaaacctaAAGCGAAAAGTCAAATAGACGAGGCATGGAATCCAAAAGCCAGAGTAGGACCTCTCTTGCCAAAAACGAATCGTCCAGCTCGAGAAGGCGTCAAGAAAACATCTGTCGAGAAAGGGCTCGAAGCAGCGGCAGCGAAACGTGCAAAACAATCG agCACAACTAAGCGGacgtataataaaaagaagcaaaagaaTTCATCTGTAACTTCGGCAACTGGTACATCGACTACATCTTCGGAAAATACCGCAAAAACAAGCATCGGATTCGGCTCGATATTAACGAGTCCTAACAGGCTCAAGGATGTTAAAGCGAAATTAGCCGCCCCGGTTCCAGTTG AACGAAAACCAAAGAAAGGAATGAAAACAGCGAAGCAACGCTTAggaaaaattttgaaacttcatAAAATGATGCACTAG
- the LOC132908266 gene encoding histone lysine demethylase PHF8-like isoform X1: protein MELPVTYCLCGRSYDFEQFMIQCDVCKEWYHGGCVSVKEYMSIDLDKYHCPRCEAMCGPSLMKTKLNWHRHDYTEPDADTKPVQTGTPVFIRELKSRHFPKADEVVKHVRGQQLTLQYLQANGFESPIIIDGKDGLDMTVPPPNFSVYDVESYIGGDRDMDVIDVTRQSNIRMKLRDFVEYYNSPCRTRVLNVISLEFTNTGLSPMVEAPYIARKLDWVNSVWPRDWLEDSDIKRPEVQKYCLMGVKDSFTDFHIDFGGTSVWYHVLRGEKVFYLIRPTPANLQLYQHWMCSSTQSETFFGDQADACYKCVIKQGQTMMIPTGWIHAVLTPVDSLVFGGNFVHSLNIPMQLQIYELEKKMKTPAKFQYPGFETINWFAAKKLLKELKELNNEGKKCPTYLLQGVKALLGILKQWNTDKDYNMTSRGQIPETINSQKLLKDFSKEIRHAERYLISLNPPKPERESKRKKKKPLNKDFVDYDVADRMPDNPFKATLKETSKANSTIAESPSSGRPPLKLTLPKPIMYPYAKTQSPPLEEKNVSSVNNRRSSKPGKQSPTVIRFKLGNNEVVRSTHDDINTYNNLHSDHHLGTSKELTWKQTSIYDFHDGSNESDYGRFTIDESPKRKRAPKTNTQKRLKRDYDGDVDVLNDVPKNGIEELLKASVYTLGNGTQRLDVTTSMISQYSQPMPPPTGIYKLKTTSSGRASPSTREAIAGMLSFSEQCYSTTSNSTSKSTKITKVQTSEDDDQSIENIDKVHQDDDFIYPTLDASDDEDFIFKPKAKSQIDEAWNPKARVGPLLPKTNRPAREGVKKTSVEKGLEAAAAKRAKQSDDYLDNNMDKGSKKKLSTTKRTYNKKKQKNSSVTSATGTSTTSSENTAKTSIGFGSILTSPNRLKDVKAKLAAPVPVERKPKKGMKTAKQRLGKILKLHKMMH from the exons ATGGAGTTACCAGTTACATATTGTTTATGTGGCCGTTCTTACGATTTCGAACAATTTATGATACAATGTGACGTTTGTAAAGAATGGTATCATGGAGG GTGTGTTTCtgtaaaagaatatatgtCCATAGATCTTGACAAATACCATTGTCCGCGTTGTGAAGCAATGTGCGGGCCATCGCTTA tgaaaacaaaattgaattGGCATAGACATGATTATACCGAGCCCGATGCTGATACAAAACCAGTTCAAACTGGCACCCCAGTATTTATAAGGGAATTAAAATCCAGACATTTCCCAAAAGCTGATGAAGTTGTTAAACATGTTAGAGGACAGCAATTGACTCTTCAATATTTACAAGCTAATGGCTTTGAAAGTCCTATTATAATTGACGGAAAGGATGGACTTGATATGACCGTTCCACCACCAAACTTCAGCGTTTATGATGTAGAAAGTTACATAG gtGGAGATCGAGACATGGATGTAATCGACGTTACAAGACAAAGTAATATCAGAATGAAATTAAGAGACTTTGTTGAATATTACAATTCCCCTTGCAGAACAAGGGTTCTTAATGTGATTAGTCTTGAATTTACAAACACTGG TCTTTCACCAATGGTCGAGGCACCATACATCGCGCGTAAACTCGACTGGGTTAATTCTGTTTGGCCGCGTGATTGGCTCGAGGATAGTGACATAAAACGCCCCGAAGTGCAAAAGTATTGCCTAATGGGGGTCAAAGACAGTTTCACAGATTTCCACATTGATTTTGGTGGTACATCTGTGTGGTATCACGTGCTGCGCGGAGAGAAAGTGTTTTATCTGATCAGGCCTACCCCTGCTAATTTACAACTGTATCAACATTGGATGTGCAGCTCAACGCAGAGTGAAACCTTCTTTGGAGATCAAGCCGATGCGTGTTACAAATGCGTTATAAAACAAGGCCAAACTATGATGATTCCAACAGGTTGGATACACGCTGTATTAACACCAGTTGATTCTTTGGTCTTTGGTGGGAATTTTGTACATAGCCTTAACATTCCAATGCAACTACA AATATacgaattagaaaaaaaaatgaaaactcCTGCCAAATTTCAATATCCTGGTTTTGAGACAATCAATTGGTTCGCAGCAAAGAAATTACTGAAAGaattgaaagaattaaataacgaaggaaagaaatgtCCAACGTATCTTTTACAGGGTGTTAAAGCATTACTCGGTATTCTAAAACAGTGGAACACAGATAAGGAC TATAATATGACCAGTAGAGGTCAAATACCAGAAACAATAAATAgtcaaaaattgttaaaagatTTCAGTAAGGAAATTCGACATGCTGAACGATACTTAATATCTTTAAATCCCCCGAAACCAGAGCGAGAGAGTAAacgcaagaaaaagaaaccaTTGAATAAAGATTTTGTAGATTATGATGTTGCCGATAGAATGCCTGATAATCCGTTCAAAGCAACGTTAAAAGAGACGAGTAAAGCGAATTCTACGATCGCGGAGTCACCGTCATCCGGTAGACCACCGTTAAAACTCACATTACCGAAACCCATCATGTATCCCTATGCCAAAACTCAAAGTCCACCGTTggaagagaaaaatgtttcttctgTTAATAATAGAAGATCGTCAAAACCGGGTAAACAAAGTCCAACCGTAATTAGATTTAAGCTCGGCAATAACGAGGTGGTCAGGAGTACGCATGATGacataaatacgtataataatttacactCTGACCATCATCTTGGGACATCGAAAGAATTAACTTGGAAACAAACTTCTATATACGATTTTCACGACGGCAGCAATGAAAGCGATTATGGTCGATTTACTATTGACGAATCGCCAAAACGAAAGAGAGCACCCAAAACTAATACGCAAAAGCGTTTAAAACGCGATTACGACGGAGACGTTGACGTTTTAAATGATGTACCAAAAAATGGAatcgaagaattattaaaagctTCGGTTTATACATTGGGAAATGGGACTCAAAGATTGGATGTAAC GACATCAATGATATCACAATATAGTCAACCTATGCCACCACCTACTGG tatttataaattgaaaacaaCCAGTTCTGGTAGGGCATCTCCTTCGACTCGGGAAGCAATTGCCGGGATGCTATCCTTCAGTGAACAATGTTATTCAACTACGTCAAATAGTACATCGAAATCTACAAAAATCACGAAAGTTCAAACTAGCGAGGATGACGATCAGtctatagaaaatatcgataaagttCATCAGGACGATGATTTTA TTTACCCGACTCTAGACGCTTCAGACGatgaagattttatttttaaacctaAAGCGAAAAGTCAAATAGACGAGGCATGGAATCCAAAAGCCAGAGTAGGACCTCTCTTGCCAAAAACGAATCGTCCAGCTCGAGAAGGCGTCAAGAAAACATCTGTCGAGAAAGGGCTCGAAGCAGCGGCAGCGAAACGTGCAAAACAATCG GACGATTATCTGGATAACAACATGGATAAGGGCTCCAAGAAGAAATTG agCACAACTAAGCGGacgtataataaaaagaagcaaaagaaTTCATCTGTAACTTCGGCAACTGGTACATCGACTACATCTTCGGAAAATACCGCAAAAACAAGCATCGGATTCGGCTCGATATTAACGAGTCCTAACAGGCTCAAGGATGTTAAAGCGAAATTAGCCGCCCCGGTTCCAGTTG AACGAAAACCAAAGAAAGGAATGAAAACAGCGAAGCAACGCTTAggaaaaattttgaaacttcatAAAATGATGCACTAG
- the LOC132908266 gene encoding histone lysine demethylase PHF8-like isoform X2 codes for MELPVTYCLCGRSYDFEQFMIQCDVCKEWYHGGCVSVKEYMSIDLDKYHCPRCEAMCGPSLMKTKLNWHRHDYTEPDADTKPVQTGTPVFIRELKSRHFPKADEVVKHVRGQQLTLQYLQANGFESPIIIDGKDGLDMTVPPPNFSVYDVESYIGGDRDMDVIDVTRQSNIRMKLRDFVEYYNSPCRTRVLNVISLEFTNTGLSPMVEAPYIARKLDWVNSVWPRDWLEDSDIKRPEVQKYCLMGVKDSFTDFHIDFGGTSVWYHVLRGEKVFYLIRPTPANLQLYQHWMCSSTQSETFFGDQADACYKCVIKQGQTMMIPTGWIHAVLTPVDSLVFGGNFVHSLNIPMQLQIYELEKKMKTPAKFQYPGFETINWFAAKKLLKELKELNNEGKKCPTYLLQGVKALLGILKQWNTDKDYNMTSRGQIPETINSQKLLKDFSKEIRHAERYLISLNPPKPERESKRKKKKPLNKDFVDYDVADRMPDNPFKATLKETSKANSTIAESPSSGRPPLKLTLPKPIMYPYAKTQSPPLEEKNVSSVNNRRSSKPGKQSPTVIRFKLGNNEVVRSTHDDINTYNNLHSDHHLGTSKELTWKQTSIYDFHDGSNESDYGRFTIDESPKRKRAPKTNTQKRLKRDYDGDVDVLNDVPKNGIEELLKASVYTLGNGTQRLDVTTSMISQYSQPMPPPTGSGRASPSTREAIAGMLSFSEQCYSTTSNSTSKSTKITKVQTSEDDDQSIENIDKVHQDDDFIYPTLDASDDEDFIFKPKAKSQIDEAWNPKARVGPLLPKTNRPAREGVKKTSVEKGLEAAAAKRAKQSDDYLDNNMDKGSKKKLSTTKRTYNKKKQKNSSVTSATGTSTTSSENTAKTSIGFGSILTSPNRLKDVKAKLAAPVPVERKPKKGMKTAKQRLGKILKLHKMMH; via the exons ATGGAGTTACCAGTTACATATTGTTTATGTGGCCGTTCTTACGATTTCGAACAATTTATGATACAATGTGACGTTTGTAAAGAATGGTATCATGGAGG GTGTGTTTCtgtaaaagaatatatgtCCATAGATCTTGACAAATACCATTGTCCGCGTTGTGAAGCAATGTGCGGGCCATCGCTTA tgaaaacaaaattgaattGGCATAGACATGATTATACCGAGCCCGATGCTGATACAAAACCAGTTCAAACTGGCACCCCAGTATTTATAAGGGAATTAAAATCCAGACATTTCCCAAAAGCTGATGAAGTTGTTAAACATGTTAGAGGACAGCAATTGACTCTTCAATATTTACAAGCTAATGGCTTTGAAAGTCCTATTATAATTGACGGAAAGGATGGACTTGATATGACCGTTCCACCACCAAACTTCAGCGTTTATGATGTAGAAAGTTACATAG gtGGAGATCGAGACATGGATGTAATCGACGTTACAAGACAAAGTAATATCAGAATGAAATTAAGAGACTTTGTTGAATATTACAATTCCCCTTGCAGAACAAGGGTTCTTAATGTGATTAGTCTTGAATTTACAAACACTGG TCTTTCACCAATGGTCGAGGCACCATACATCGCGCGTAAACTCGACTGGGTTAATTCTGTTTGGCCGCGTGATTGGCTCGAGGATAGTGACATAAAACGCCCCGAAGTGCAAAAGTATTGCCTAATGGGGGTCAAAGACAGTTTCACAGATTTCCACATTGATTTTGGTGGTACATCTGTGTGGTATCACGTGCTGCGCGGAGAGAAAGTGTTTTATCTGATCAGGCCTACCCCTGCTAATTTACAACTGTATCAACATTGGATGTGCAGCTCAACGCAGAGTGAAACCTTCTTTGGAGATCAAGCCGATGCGTGTTACAAATGCGTTATAAAACAAGGCCAAACTATGATGATTCCAACAGGTTGGATACACGCTGTATTAACACCAGTTGATTCTTTGGTCTTTGGTGGGAATTTTGTACATAGCCTTAACATTCCAATGCAACTACA AATATacgaattagaaaaaaaaatgaaaactcCTGCCAAATTTCAATATCCTGGTTTTGAGACAATCAATTGGTTCGCAGCAAAGAAATTACTGAAAGaattgaaagaattaaataacgaaggaaagaaatgtCCAACGTATCTTTTACAGGGTGTTAAAGCATTACTCGGTATTCTAAAACAGTGGAACACAGATAAGGAC TATAATATGACCAGTAGAGGTCAAATACCAGAAACAATAAATAgtcaaaaattgttaaaagatTTCAGTAAGGAAATTCGACATGCTGAACGATACTTAATATCTTTAAATCCCCCGAAACCAGAGCGAGAGAGTAAacgcaagaaaaagaaaccaTTGAATAAAGATTTTGTAGATTATGATGTTGCCGATAGAATGCCTGATAATCCGTTCAAAGCAACGTTAAAAGAGACGAGTAAAGCGAATTCTACGATCGCGGAGTCACCGTCATCCGGTAGACCACCGTTAAAACTCACATTACCGAAACCCATCATGTATCCCTATGCCAAAACTCAAAGTCCACCGTTggaagagaaaaatgtttcttctgTTAATAATAGAAGATCGTCAAAACCGGGTAAACAAAGTCCAACCGTAATTAGATTTAAGCTCGGCAATAACGAGGTGGTCAGGAGTACGCATGATGacataaatacgtataataatttacactCTGACCATCATCTTGGGACATCGAAAGAATTAACTTGGAAACAAACTTCTATATACGATTTTCACGACGGCAGCAATGAAAGCGATTATGGTCGATTTACTATTGACGAATCGCCAAAACGAAAGAGAGCACCCAAAACTAATACGCAAAAGCGTTTAAAACGCGATTACGACGGAGACGTTGACGTTTTAAATGATGTACCAAAAAATGGAatcgaagaattattaaaagctTCGGTTTATACATTGGGAAATGGGACTCAAAGATTGGATGTAAC GACATCAATGATATCACAATATAGTCAACCTATGCCACCACCTACTGG TTCTGGTAGGGCATCTCCTTCGACTCGGGAAGCAATTGCCGGGATGCTATCCTTCAGTGAACAATGTTATTCAACTACGTCAAATAGTACATCGAAATCTACAAAAATCACGAAAGTTCAAACTAGCGAGGATGACGATCAGtctatagaaaatatcgataaagttCATCAGGACGATGATTTTA TTTACCCGACTCTAGACGCTTCAGACGatgaagattttatttttaaacctaAAGCGAAAAGTCAAATAGACGAGGCATGGAATCCAAAAGCCAGAGTAGGACCTCTCTTGCCAAAAACGAATCGTCCAGCTCGAGAAGGCGTCAAGAAAACATCTGTCGAGAAAGGGCTCGAAGCAGCGGCAGCGAAACGTGCAAAACAATCG GACGATTATCTGGATAACAACATGGATAAGGGCTCCAAGAAGAAATTG agCACAACTAAGCGGacgtataataaaaagaagcaaaagaaTTCATCTGTAACTTCGGCAACTGGTACATCGACTACATCTTCGGAAAATACCGCAAAAACAAGCATCGGATTCGGCTCGATATTAACGAGTCCTAACAGGCTCAAGGATGTTAAAGCGAAATTAGCCGCCCCGGTTCCAGTTG AACGAAAACCAAAGAAAGGAATGAAAACAGCGAAGCAACGCTTAggaaaaattttgaaacttcatAAAATGATGCACTAG